A genome region from Candidatus Cybelea sp. includes the following:
- a CDS encoding cytidine/deoxycytidylate deaminase family protein: MRPGWDEYFMQIAQTVSTRATCPRAAVGCVLTRGHRILTTGYNGAPRGVAHCTEVGCELVNDHCVRATHAEANAVVQGALHGVSLAEAVAYCTHQPCVNCSKLLISAGVAKIVYDQPYPDPIAAQLLAEAGVAVLAYSMLEGARG, from the coding sequence GTGCGCCCCGGTTGGGATGAGTACTTCATGCAGATCGCGCAGACCGTCAGCACGCGCGCGACCTGCCCGCGAGCGGCCGTCGGCTGTGTGCTGACGCGCGGGCACCGCATTCTCACGACGGGCTATAACGGCGCGCCGCGCGGCGTCGCGCATTGCACTGAAGTCGGCTGCGAGCTGGTAAACGATCATTGCGTGCGGGCGACGCACGCGGAAGCCAACGCGGTCGTTCAAGGCGCGCTGCACGGCGTCAGTCTGGCCGAGGCCGTTGCGTACTGCACGCATCAGCCGTGCGTGAACTGTTCGAAGCTGCTGATCAGCGCCGGCGTCGCGAAGATCGTCTACGATCAGCCGTACCCAGATCCGATCGCAGCGCAGCTGCTGGCCGAAGCCGGAGTAGCCGTACTGGCCTATTCGATGCTCGAAGGAGCGCGGGGGTGA
- the glyA gene encoding serine hydroxymethyltransferase, which produces MEILTPNHIESADPELFAAIAGEERRQRENLELIASENYASRAVREANASVLTNKYAEGYPGKRYYGGCQWVDVAETLALQRLGRIFKADHANVQPHSGAQANMAVFMAVLQPGDTVLGMSLAHGGHLTHGTKVSFSGKLYNALAYGVRKDTELIDFDEVRSLAREHRPKLIVAGASAYPRIMEYEPFAEIAREIGATLLVDFAHVAGLVAAGLHPSPIPVADFVTSTTHKTMRGPRGGFVLCTSQWAQPLDKSVFPGIQGGPLMHTIAAKAVAFGEALAPEFVDYQRRVVENARAMADEFTRAGLRLVGGGTDTHLMLVDVSVKGLTGKAVEAYLDEISVTVNKNAIPFDLQKPFVASGIRVGTPAITTRGFGVEECREVARIICDAFGDIEQRSQIERLGARVRELTSRFDVP; this is translated from the coding sequence ATGGAGATCCTGACCCCAAACCACATCGAGTCGGCGGACCCCGAGCTCTTCGCCGCGATCGCCGGCGAGGAGCGGCGGCAGCGCGAGAACCTCGAGCTCATTGCGTCGGAGAACTACGCGAGCCGAGCCGTTCGCGAAGCCAATGCATCGGTTCTGACCAATAAATACGCCGAAGGCTATCCGGGAAAGCGGTACTATGGCGGCTGCCAGTGGGTCGACGTCGCCGAGACGCTTGCACTCCAGCGGCTCGGTCGCATCTTTAAAGCCGATCATGCCAACGTGCAGCCGCACTCGGGCGCGCAGGCGAACATGGCCGTCTTCATGGCCGTGCTGCAGCCGGGCGACACGGTTCTGGGAATGTCGCTCGCGCACGGCGGGCACCTTACCCACGGAACGAAGGTCAGCTTCTCAGGAAAGCTCTATAACGCGCTGGCGTACGGCGTCCGCAAAGATACCGAGCTGATCGATTTCGACGAGGTGCGTTCGCTCGCGCGCGAGCACCGGCCGAAGCTGATCGTCGCCGGGGCGAGCGCCTATCCGCGCATCATGGAGTACGAACCCTTTGCCGAGATCGCGCGGGAGATCGGCGCGACCCTGCTCGTCGACTTCGCGCACGTCGCGGGCCTGGTCGCCGCGGGGCTTCATCCCTCGCCGATCCCCGTCGCCGATTTCGTCACTTCGACGACGCACAAGACGATGCGCGGTCCGCGCGGCGGTTTCGTGCTGTGCACCAGCCAGTGGGCGCAGCCGCTGGACAAGAGCGTCTTTCCCGGCATCCAAGGCGGCCCGTTGATGCACACGATCGCGGCGAAGGCGGTGGCCTTCGGCGAAGCGCTCGCGCCTGAGTTCGTCGACTACCAGCGCCGCGTCGTCGAAAACGCGCGTGCGATGGCCGACGAGTTTACGCGCGCGGGACTGCGATTGGTGGGCGGCGGAACCGATACCCATTTGATGCTCGTCGACGTATCGGTCAAAGGCCTCACCGGCAAAGCGGTCGAGGCGTATTTGGACGAGATCAGCGTCACGGTCAATAAGAACGCGATTCCTTTCGATCTGCAGAAGCCGTTCGTCGCCAGCGGCATTCGCGTCGGGACGCCGGCGATCACGACGCGCGGCTTCGGCGTCGAGGAGTGCCGCGAAGTGGCGCGGATCATCTGTGACGCCTTCGGCGATATCGAGCAGCGCTCTCAGATCGAGCGGCTCGGAGCCCGCGTACGCGAGCTAACCTCTCGCTTCGACGTCCCCTGA
- a CDS encoding TIM barrel protein: protein MKLACASSAFGREIENGELTQLEFLDLCAHELACDGVVLDVHHFPRVDADYLAQIKKMATDWGLTIAALSDASLFKAEGSCVERIFDYAVTLGAPLIAAPLCYETECSWPQQLARLGDTTSLAKAANVTLALRNAPSTFANSTHDCKRVVKETDSAWLRYGPDPAALDGASDPRALAPNTVLLWARVRAAEPQTIAVAQAFAGFRGFVVLDEPGEDADVRLAGIALREWRDTLCQAAKRNSTTDSVLPTR, encoded by the coding sequence ATGAAGCTTGCTTGCGCGAGCAGTGCCTTCGGGCGCGAGATCGAGAACGGCGAGCTCACACAACTCGAGTTTTTGGATCTATGCGCGCACGAGCTTGCGTGCGACGGCGTCGTGCTGGACGTGCACCATTTCCCTCGGGTCGACGCCGACTACCTCGCACAGATCAAGAAGATGGCCACCGACTGGGGACTGACGATCGCCGCGCTGAGCGACGCGAGCCTCTTCAAGGCAGAGGGCAGCTGCGTCGAGCGGATCTTCGACTACGCCGTCACGCTGGGCGCGCCGCTGATCGCCGCACCGCTCTGCTACGAAACGGAGTGCTCTTGGCCGCAACAGCTCGCGCGGTTGGGCGACACGACGTCGCTGGCCAAAGCGGCTAACGTTACTCTTGCGCTGCGAAACGCGCCTTCGACGTTTGCGAACAGCACGCACGATTGTAAGCGCGTTGTTAAAGAGACGGACTCCGCGTGGCTGCGGTATGGCCCCGATCCGGCGGCGCTCGACGGCGCGAGCGATCCACGCGCACTCGCACCGAACACCGTGCTGCTCTGGGCCCGCGTTCGCGCGGCCGAGCCGCAAACGATCGCCGTCGCGCAAGCATTCGCCGGCTTCCGCGGCTTTGTCGTCCTCGACGAGCCCGGGGAAGACGCGGACGTCCGGCTCGCCGGCATCGCGCTGCGCGAGTGGCGCGACACCCTCTGCCAAGCCGCAAAGAGGAACTCAACCACAGATAGCGTCTTGCCCACGCGGTGA
- a CDS encoding dipeptide epimerase, which produces MSAITISVTAMDLPLVHVFKIARGEEAVARTALVRVRAGDHEGLGEATPVERYGESVESVIAYFDAHPPSGDDPFALETLLDARIPAAARAGLDIALHDLIGKQLGKPLYALLGLDPSQTPTTSFTIGIAPPDEMLRKVDEAAHYPILKVKVGGGPPADDVEMIAAIRARYGGAIRIDANEGWTVQDAITTLRELQRYEIEFCEQPVPAGNPQWLRAIRERVDIPIVADEDCLVASDLPPLGGCIDGVNVKLAKTGGIRGALAMIHTARAMGLKVMLGCMVESAIAASAAAHLSPLVDWADIDGPLLIADDPFAGVGYDRGKLVLSDEPGLGVRAKEAA; this is translated from the coding sequence ATGTCTGCGATAACGATCTCCGTTACGGCGATGGACCTGCCGCTGGTTCACGTGTTCAAGATTGCGCGGGGCGAAGAAGCGGTCGCACGTACTGCACTCGTGCGCGTGAGAGCCGGCGACCATGAGGGTCTCGGCGAGGCGACGCCCGTCGAACGCTACGGCGAGAGCGTGGAGAGCGTCATCGCCTACTTCGACGCACATCCTCCGAGCGGCGACGACCCCTTCGCACTCGAGACGCTGCTGGACGCCCGCATCCCCGCCGCCGCGCGCGCCGGCCTCGATATCGCCCTTCACGATCTCATCGGCAAGCAGCTCGGCAAACCGCTTTACGCCTTGCTCGGCCTCGACCCGTCGCAGACCCCGACGACTTCGTTTACGATCGGGATCGCGCCGCCGGACGAGATGCTGCGCAAGGTCGATGAAGCGGCACACTATCCGATCCTCAAAGTGAAGGTCGGCGGCGGGCCGCCCGCCGACGACGTCGAGATGATCGCCGCGATTCGCGCCCGTTACGGCGGCGCGATTCGCATCGACGCCAACGAGGGCTGGACCGTGCAAGACGCGATCACGACGCTGCGCGAACTCCAACGCTATGAGATCGAGTTTTGCGAGCAGCCCGTGCCGGCCGGAAATCCGCAGTGGCTGCGCGCGATCCGCGAGCGGGTCGACATCCCGATCGTCGCCGACGAGGACTGTTTGGTTGCAAGCGATCTTCCTCCGCTGGGCGGCTGCATCGACGGCGTCAACGTAAAGCTCGCGAAGACCGGCGGGATTCGCGGCGCACTCGCGATGATCCACACCGCGCGGGCGATGGGCTTGAAAGTCATGCTCGGCTGCATGGTCGAGAGCGCCATTGCCGCAAGCGCCGCGGCGCATCTCTCGCCGCTCGTCGACTGGGCCGATATCGACGGGCCGCTGCTGATCGCCGACGACCCGTTTGCCGGCGTCGGCTACGACCGTGGAAAGCTCGTACTTTCGGACGAGCCTGGTCTGGGCGTACGCGCAAAGGAGGCGGCGTGA